Proteins encoded within one genomic window of Litorilinea aerophila:
- the ade gene encoding adenine deaminase, with protein MSSPELLAVARGDRPAELVLRNGRLINVFNGTIEAGDLALHNGRIAGIGREYTGTQEVDLQGALVAPGLIDAHVHIESSLCIPAQFAAAVLPRGVTTVVADPHEIANVAGAAGIRYMARSSRAIPLRVVLMAPSCVPATHMETSGATLNADDLAELLAAGTVYGLAEVMNFPGVVHGDVGVLAKISAFNRRPRDGHAPGLRGQALNAYVAAGIGSEHECTTVEEASEKLARGLYILIREATNAHNLHALLPLVTPANSRRICFCTDDRMPADLLQQGSIDHMVREAIAFGLDPITVLRMATLNPAEWFGLHDRGAIAPGRLADLVIFDDLHDFRPRQVYAGGQLVAEAGQLVPDLNLETPTLPESVGATVNVEWSAVRFGIPARGEQVRVIGAIANQLVTEERILPVTVEEGHAVADPSRDLLKIAVIERHHASGNMGLGFIQGMGLQRGAIAGTVAHDHHNLIVIGADDRSMMAAARAVAGLGGGLAVVEGETVVASLPLPVAGLMSDRPVAEVRVAYDRLLEAAAARGASLHDPFMAMSFMGLEVIPKLKLTDQGLVDVEKFDFVDLFV; from the coding sequence ATGAGCTCCCCTGAATTGCTGGCCGTGGCCCGGGGGGATCGGCCCGCTGAGCTGGTCCTGCGCAACGGCCGCCTGATCAACGTCTTCAACGGCACCATCGAAGCGGGCGATCTGGCCCTGCACAATGGGCGCATCGCCGGCATCGGCCGGGAGTACACCGGCACCCAGGAGGTGGACCTCCAGGGCGCTCTGGTGGCGCCCGGGCTGATCGACGCCCACGTCCACATCGAGAGCAGCCTCTGCATTCCGGCCCAGTTCGCCGCGGCCGTCCTGCCCCGGGGCGTCACCACCGTGGTGGCGGATCCCCATGAGATCGCCAACGTGGCCGGCGCGGCCGGCATCCGCTACATGGCCCGCAGCAGCCGCGCCATTCCCCTGCGGGTGGTCCTCATGGCGCCCTCCTGCGTGCCGGCCACCCACATGGAGACCAGCGGCGCGACCCTGAACGCCGACGACCTGGCCGAGCTGCTGGCCGCGGGCACCGTCTACGGCCTGGCCGAGGTGATGAACTTCCCCGGCGTGGTCCACGGCGATGTGGGCGTGCTGGCCAAGATCAGCGCCTTCAACCGCCGGCCGCGGGATGGCCACGCGCCCGGCCTGCGGGGGCAGGCCCTGAACGCCTATGTCGCGGCCGGCATCGGCAGCGAACACGAGTGTACCACCGTAGAGGAGGCGTCCGAAAAGCTGGCCCGGGGGCTCTACATCCTCATCCGGGAAGCGACCAACGCCCACAACCTCCACGCCCTCTTGCCCCTGGTCACGCCGGCCAACAGCCGCCGCATCTGCTTCTGCACCGACGACCGCATGCCGGCGGACCTGCTCCAGCAGGGCAGCATCGACCACATGGTGCGGGAGGCCATCGCCTTCGGCCTGGATCCCATCACTGTGCTGCGGATGGCCACCCTGAACCCGGCCGAATGGTTTGGCCTGCACGACCGGGGCGCCATCGCGCCCGGGCGCCTGGCGGACCTGGTGATCTTTGACGACCTGCACGACTTCCGCCCCCGTCAGGTCTACGCGGGGGGGCAGCTCGTGGCCGAGGCAGGACAGTTGGTGCCGGACCTGAACCTGGAGACGCCGACCCTCCCCGAGAGCGTAGGGGCCACGGTGAACGTGGAGTGGTCCGCCGTGCGTTTTGGCATCCCGGCCCGGGGCGAACAGGTCCGGGTGATTGGAGCCATCGCAAACCAGCTGGTCACCGAGGAGCGCATCCTGCCTGTGACCGTGGAGGAGGGGCACGCGGTGGCCGACCCATCCCGGGATCTGCTCAAGATCGCGGTGATCGAGCGCCATCACGCGTCCGGCAACATGGGCCTGGGCTTCATCCAGGGCATGGGCCTGCAGCGGGGGGCCATTGCCGGCACCGTGGCCCACGACCACCACAACCTGATCGTGATCGGTGCAGATGACCGGTCCATGATGGCGGCGGCCCGGGCGGTGGCTGGCCTGGGGGGCGGGCTGGCGGTGGTGGAAGGGGAGACGGTGGTGGCTTCCCTGCCCCTGCCGGTGGCCGGGCTCATGAGCGACCGCCCGGTGGCGGAAGTCCGGGTCGCCTACGACCGCCTGCTGGAGGCCGCGGCCGCGCGCGGGGCCTCCCTGCACGACCCCTTCATGGCCATGAGCTTCATGGGGCTGGAGGTGATCCCCAAGCTGAAGCTCACCGATCAGGGCCTGGTGGATGTGGAGAAGTTCGACTTCGTCGATCTGTTTGTTTAA
- a CDS encoding amino acid aminotransferase: MFEKIVPAPPDAILGLTEAYKADPNPNKINLGVGVYKDANGHTPILQAVKRAEERILAQETSKTYLGIDGSPAYAAATRALLFGPEHEVIASGRAVTAQAPGGTGALRVAADFLARTQPGTTVWLSTPTWPNHPNIFRAAGLEVASYPYFDSRTNDVAFEAMLETLRTIPAGDVLVLHACCHNPTGVDLSSAQWAQVAEVVAERGILPLLDFAYQGFAQGLTEDAAGVLALTRPGQELLIANSYSKNFGLYSERVGALTLVAATPDAAQAALSHVKQVIRANYSNPPAHGAAIVTTVLNDAELRRLWEAEVAAMRERINTMRHLFVETLNEKGVQTDFSFIARQRGMFSFSGLTPEQVKALRERYSIYIVGSGRINVAGMTEANMDYLCSAIADVLATVA; encoded by the coding sequence ATGTTCGAAAAGATTGTTCCCGCGCCGCCCGACGCCATCCTGGGGCTGACGGAGGCGTACAAGGCCGATCCCAACCCAAACAAGATCAACCTGGGCGTGGGCGTCTACAAGGACGCCAACGGCCATACGCCCATCTTGCAGGCGGTCAAACGGGCCGAGGAGCGCATCCTGGCCCAGGAAACCAGCAAGACCTACCTGGGCATTGATGGCTCGCCGGCCTATGCCGCGGCCACCCGGGCATTGCTCTTTGGCCCCGAACACGAGGTGATCGCCAGCGGGCGTGCTGTCACCGCCCAGGCGCCTGGAGGAACCGGCGCGCTGCGGGTGGCTGCGGATTTCCTCGCCCGTACCCAACCGGGGACCACTGTCTGGCTCAGCACCCCTACCTGGCCCAATCATCCCAACATCTTCCGGGCAGCGGGGCTGGAGGTGGCCAGCTACCCGTACTTCGACAGCCGCACCAACGACGTGGCCTTTGAGGCCATGCTGGAGACCCTCCGCACCATCCCGGCCGGCGACGTGCTGGTGCTTCACGCCTGCTGCCACAATCCCACCGGCGTGGACCTGTCGTCCGCCCAGTGGGCCCAGGTGGCCGAGGTGGTGGCGGAGCGGGGCATCCTCCCGCTGCTGGACTTCGCCTACCAGGGGTTTGCCCAGGGGCTGACGGAGGACGCGGCCGGGGTGTTGGCCCTGACCCGGCCCGGGCAGGAGCTGCTCATCGCCAATTCTTATTCCAAGAATTTTGGCCTCTACAGCGAGCGGGTCGGCGCGCTCACCCTGGTGGCGGCCACGCCGGACGCGGCCCAGGCGGCCCTCAGCCACGTGAAGCAGGTGATCCGGGCCAACTACTCCAACCCGCCGGCCCACGGCGCGGCCATCGTCACCACCGTGTTGAACGACGCCGAGCTACGCCGCCTGTGGGAGGCAGAGGTAGCCGCCATGCGGGAGCGCATCAACACCATGCGCCACCTCTTCGTGGAGACGCTGAACGAGAAGGGCGTTCAGACCGACTTCAGCTTCATCGCCCGGCAGCGGGGCATGTTCTCCTTCTCGGGCCTGACGCCAGAGCAGGTCAAAGCGCTGCGGGAGCGCTACTCCATCTACATTGTGGGCTCGGGGCGAATCAACGTGGCCGGCATGACGGAAGCCAACATGGACTACCTCTGTAGCGCCATTGCTGACGTGCTGGCCACGGTCGCGTAA
- a CDS encoding ABC transporter ATP-binding protein yields MMATIVEARQVHKTYHTGRVTVHALRGVDLTIQAGEMVAIMGPSGCGKTTLLNCLSGLDSFDSGEVRIEGELLRRMSDRVRTDYRARRMGFVFQSFNLLPVITALENVELPLLVSGVRPREARLRALAVLEQVGLADWVDHRPAELSGGQRQRVALARALVNEPAIVWADEPTGNLDAATSADVLALMQRLNQERGQTFVIVTHDPQVSARCDRIVSMRDGQIIPCI; encoded by the coding sequence ATGATGGCCACCATTGTAGAAGCCCGGCAGGTGCACAAGACCTACCACACGGGCCGGGTGACGGTGCATGCCCTGCGTGGGGTGGATCTGACCATCCAGGCGGGGGAGATGGTGGCCATCATGGGGCCGTCCGGCTGTGGCAAGACCACCTTGCTGAACTGTCTCTCGGGGCTGGACAGCTTTGACAGCGGCGAGGTGCGCATCGAGGGGGAGCTGTTGCGGCGCATGAGCGACAGGGTCCGCACCGACTATCGGGCCCGGCGCATGGGCTTTGTCTTCCAGAGCTTCAACCTGTTACCGGTGATCACCGCCCTGGAGAACGTGGAACTGCCCCTGCTGGTCAGCGGGGTTCGACCCCGGGAAGCCCGACTGCGGGCCCTGGCCGTGCTGGAGCAGGTGGGGCTGGCAGACTGGGTAGACCACCGGCCGGCCGAGCTGTCTGGCGGCCAGCGGCAGCGGGTAGCTCTGGCCCGGGCCCTGGTGAACGAGCCGGCCATCGTCTGGGCGGATGAGCCCACGGGCAATCTGGACGCAGCCACGTCGGCGGACGTGCTGGCCCTCATGCAGCGGCTCAACCAGGAGCGGGGACAGACCTTCGTCATCGTCACCCACGATCCCCAGGTCAGTGCCCGCTGTGACCGCATTGTCTCCATGCGAGATGGACAGATCATTCCGTGCATATAA
- a CDS encoding ABC transporter permease gives MHITTTVANGVAIALALVLTGVGIAGLRRPIVVKLGLRNIPRRPAQSLLIVLGLTLSTVIIVSALSIGDTLSNSIQRHAVEAYGQIDQVIAPAFLSDLVALVDEDTVAEDSQTLQLLDRLAQGDLASVFTLLEDGLPGIPMERYTALRTLAAEEPLIDGVAASIVFPTIVRNVNTGQGEPLGFIFAVDGAYDADFGLHSVDGRPVRMAELQPGVGNIFVAAADLFTAVQGVVRQTGATLGMEDLGVLQAATTVAAVGALLTAEEGPTLTLRELQLDVATLRNLGFDTSRLEERGIQVLSLESLGLGDEELARLGIDPDAPITLPTLQTLGLDLPDPATATANLLGGINLNTLGRDLDQVLARYGLQLRQGEVYLNRLGAQQLDARPGDLLEIFIGPIPVPYRVRAIVEESGPLGALTPVVMMDVAEAQRLLFMPGRVNAILVSNQGDQLAGVQHTDAVNERLRAFSLNETQLHRVEAILQRDEVAALIRREAPSAQNPVVEADEAPRFLQDLLEGIFGVQGFQEQVQALAAALAAEAPGREAALRAALANSAVRAWLLDLPLPRDAAAELRSAFQELDDFLVLTPLSKQFALQGADIAGLAFGSMFTVFGAFSILAGVLLIFLIFVMLAAERRSELGIARAVGMQRGHLVQMFVSEGLAYDLAAALVGLGLGLLVSYAMVGFLGGLFQVIGQQLDQQALSFRLYWSVAPPSLVIAYCGGVLLTFGVVTIASWRVSRLNIVAAIRGLPDTGANGPTRLALLGRTLSGPGLLLLGAFVLLRWWEQGQTVVLVGLSLLLVGGCLAVGWLLEGTRLRARVRERLVYSAMGLGLLACWAIPWATLGDTQSVLFRQNPAFLLLSFILSGPLVIAGAILVVMFNADSLAGLGVRWLGGLGPLAPVLKTAIAYPLHHRFRTGVAMLLFAMVITTVTVMSVVIRATEIVSTLDVRSTAGFDIELSPGLLSFFKPVTDLAAEMAARPDFPRELVAEAGAVARLSVEARQQTPQPGDWRPVGLTGVDGGYARQAAGVYPFLARAAEYPDDAAVWAALATRDDVAVVAPWRVEGAFAPREEAEFEGRRGFFRLQGFTVAEGSSLPPVTIQVRTVAGAAVVTRTLQVIGVLAPGETLAEGSIQVNRAVLDALNGEPVQPERFYIRVTPGVDVAEAARALERAMLNSGFNATSLAERFAAGQAIVRGILRLFQGFLALGLVVGIAGLGVITSRTVVERRQQVGVLRAIGYQRSTVALLFVLEASFIALTGLAVGAVTGVVLGDKMFGQFYTLATDRLFPMPWLQIGGMLALAYFASLLAAILPAWQASRIFPAEALRYE, from the coding sequence GTGCATATAACTACCACTGTGGCCAACGGCGTTGCCATCGCCCTGGCTCTTGTTTTGACAGGCGTAGGGATCGCCGGCCTGCGCCGCCCCATCGTGGTGAAGTTAGGCCTGCGCAATATCCCCCGCCGGCCCGCCCAGTCCCTGCTCATCGTCCTGGGGCTGACCCTGAGCACCGTCATCATCGTCAGCGCCCTGAGCATCGGCGATACCCTCAGCAATTCTATCCAGCGTCACGCAGTGGAGGCCTACGGCCAGATTGACCAGGTGATCGCCCCCGCCTTCCTCTCCGACCTGGTTGCCCTGGTCGACGAGGATACCGTCGCAGAGGATAGCCAGACCCTTCAGCTCCTGGACCGGCTGGCCCAGGGCGACCTGGCCAGCGTGTTCACCCTCCTGGAGGACGGCCTCCCCGGCATCCCCATGGAGCGTTACACCGCCCTGCGGACGCTGGCCGCGGAGGAGCCCCTCATCGACGGCGTGGCCGCCTCCATCGTCTTCCCCACCATCGTCCGCAACGTGAATACCGGCCAGGGTGAACCCCTGGGCTTCATCTTCGCCGTGGATGGCGCCTACGACGCGGATTTTGGCCTCCACAGCGTGGATGGCCGCCCGGTGCGCATGGCCGAGCTCCAGCCCGGCGTGGGTAACATCTTCGTGGCGGCGGCCGACCTCTTTACCGCCGTCCAGGGTGTGGTCCGGCAGACGGGCGCGACCCTGGGGATGGAGGATCTGGGGGTACTCCAGGCGGCCACGACCGTGGCCGCGGTGGGCGCCCTGCTCACTGCCGAAGAGGGACCCACCCTCACCCTGCGAGAGTTGCAGCTGGATGTGGCCACCCTGCGCAACCTGGGCTTCGACACCTCCCGGCTGGAGGAGCGGGGCATCCAGGTGCTCAGCCTGGAGAGCCTGGGCCTGGGCGACGAGGAACTGGCCCGCCTGGGCATCGATCCGGACGCCCCCATCACCCTGCCCACCCTCCAGACCCTGGGGCTGGACCTGCCCGACCCGGCCACCGCCACCGCCAACCTGTTGGGCGGGATCAACCTGAACACCCTGGGCCGGGACCTGGATCAGGTGCTGGCCCGCTATGGCCTGCAACTGCGCCAGGGGGAGGTCTATCTGAATCGCCTGGGCGCCCAGCAACTGGATGCCCGGCCCGGCGATCTGCTGGAAATTTTCATCGGTCCCATCCCCGTCCCCTACCGGGTGCGGGCCATCGTGGAGGAATCCGGCCCGCTGGGCGCGCTGACGCCGGTGGTGATGATGGATGTGGCCGAGGCCCAGCGGCTCCTCTTCATGCCGGGGCGGGTGAATGCCATCCTGGTCTCCAACCAGGGCGACCAGCTGGCCGGCGTCCAGCATACGGATGCGGTCAACGAGCGACTGCGGGCCTTTTCCCTGAACGAGACCCAGTTGCACCGGGTGGAGGCCATCCTGCAACGGGACGAGGTGGCCGCCCTCATCCGGCGGGAAGCGCCTTCCGCCCAGAACCCGGTGGTGGAAGCAGACGAGGCCCCCCGCTTTTTGCAGGATCTCCTGGAGGGGATCTTCGGCGTGCAGGGCTTCCAGGAGCAGGTGCAGGCGCTGGCCGCCGCGCTGGCCGCAGAGGCGCCCGGGCGCGAAGCGGCCCTGCGCGCCGCGCTGGCCAATTCCGCTGTGCGGGCATGGCTGCTGGATTTGCCCCTGCCCCGGGACGCCGCGGCGGAGCTGCGCAGCGCGTTCCAGGAGCTGGACGACTTCCTGGTCCTCACGCCCCTCAGCAAGCAGTTTGCCCTTCAGGGGGCGGATATCGCCGGGCTGGCCTTTGGTTCCATGTTCACCGTGTTTGGCGCCTTTTCCATCCTGGCCGGGGTGCTGCTCATCTTTCTCATTTTTGTCATGCTGGCCGCAGAACGCCGCAGCGAGCTGGGCATCGCCCGGGCCGTGGGCATGCAGCGGGGCCACCTGGTTCAGATGTTTGTCAGCGAGGGGCTGGCCTACGACCTGGCGGCGGCCCTGGTGGGCCTGGGGCTGGGGCTGCTGGTCTCCTATGCCATGGTTGGATTCTTGGGCGGCCTCTTTCAGGTGATCGGCCAGCAGCTGGACCAACAGGCCCTCTCCTTCCGGCTCTACTGGTCCGTGGCGCCTCCTTCCCTGGTCATTGCCTACTGCGGCGGCGTCCTGCTCACCTTTGGCGTGGTGACCATCGCCTCGTGGCGGGTGAGCCGCCTGAACATCGTGGCCGCCATCCGGGGCCTGCCCGACACCGGCGCCAACGGCCCGACCCGCCTGGCACTGCTGGGGCGTACCCTGAGCGGGCCGGGGCTACTGCTTCTGGGCGCGTTTGTCCTGCTTCGCTGGTGGGAGCAGGGGCAGACGGTGGTCCTGGTGGGACTGAGCCTGCTCCTGGTGGGCGGCTGCCTGGCTGTGGGCTGGCTTCTGGAGGGGACCCGCCTGCGCGCCCGGGTGCGGGAACGGCTGGTCTACTCGGCCATGGGGCTGGGCCTGCTGGCCTGTTGGGCCATCCCGTGGGCCACCCTGGGCGACACCCAATCGGTGCTTTTCCGCCAGAACCCGGCCTTCCTGCTCCTCTCCTTCATCCTGAGTGGCCCCCTGGTGATCGCGGGGGCCATCCTGGTGGTCATGTTCAACGCGGACAGCCTGGCCGGGCTGGGCGTCCGCTGGCTGGGCGGCCTGGGGCCCCTGGCACCGGTGCTCAAGACGGCCATCGCCTATCCCCTCCACCATCGCTTCCGCACCGGCGTGGCCATGCTCCTCTTCGCCATGGTCATCACCACCGTCACCGTCATGAGCGTGGTCATCCGGGCCACGGAGATCGTCTCCACGCTCGACGTCCGGAGCACCGCCGGCTTCGACATCGAGTTGTCGCCTGGGCTGCTGAGCTTCTTCAAGCCCGTGACCGATCTGGCCGCGGAGATGGCGGCCCGGCCCGACTTCCCCCGGGAGCTGGTGGCAGAGGCGGGGGCTGTGGCCCGGCTGAGCGTGGAGGCCCGTCAGCAGACGCCCCAGCCGGGGGACTGGCGTCCGGTGGGGCTGACGGGCGTCGACGGGGGCTATGCCCGGCAGGCTGCCGGCGTCTACCCCTTCCTGGCGCGGGCAGCCGAGTACCCGGACGACGCCGCTGTGTGGGCTGCCCTGGCCACCCGGGATGATGTGGCGGTGGTGGCGCCCTGGCGGGTGGAGGGGGCCTTTGCCCCCCGCGAGGAGGCCGAGTTCGAGGGGCGGCGGGGCTTCTTCCGGTTGCAGGGCTTCACGGTGGCGGAAGGCAGCAGCCTGCCCCCGGTGACCATCCAGGTGCGGACTGTCGCCGGGGCGGCGGTGGTGACCCGCACCCTGCAGGTGATCGGCGTGCTGGCGCCCGGCGAGACCCTGGCCGAGGGCAGCATCCAGGTCAACCGGGCGGTGCTGGATGCCCTCAACGGCGAACCCGTCCAGCCGGAGCGTTTTTACATCCGGGTGACGCCGGGCGTGGATGTGGCCGAGGCGGCCCGGGCCCTGGAGCGGGCCATGCTCAACAGCGGTTTCAACGCCACCTCCCTGGCGGAACGCTTCGCCGCGGGCCAGGCCATCGTGCGGGGCATCCTGCGCCTGTTCCAGGGCTTCCTGGCTCTGGGGCTGGTGGTGGGCATCGCCGGGCTGGGGGTGATCACCAGCCGGACAGTGGTGGAGCGGCGCCAGCAGGTGGGGGTGTTGCGGGCTATCGGCTACCAGCGGAGCACGGTGGCCCTCCTCTTCGTGTTGGAGGCCAGTTTCATCGCGCTCACGGGTCTGGCCGTGGGTGCGGTCACCGGTGTGGTGCTGGGCGACAAGATGTTCGGCCAGTTCTACACCCTGGCCACGGATCGGCTCTTTCCCATGCCCTGGCTGCAGATCGGCGGCATGCTGGCCCTGGCCTACTTTGCCTCCCTGCTGGCGGCCATCCTGCCCGCCTGGCAGGCTTCCCGTATTTTCCCCGCCGAGGCCCTGCGCTACGAATAA
- a CDS encoding pyridoxal phosphate-dependent aminotransferase, whose amino-acid sequence MKELSQRLQSVPASPTTMMMQKGRELKAAGHDVINLAGGEPDFATPPHIVEAAFRAIQAEDTHYPPAFGTPELLEAIVAKLQRENNVHHITPSQILVTPGGKWAIFAGLAAVLNPGDEVLLLDPSWVSYAPMVELNGGVPVRVPLPSAENFTVSEELLRRYITPRTKLIMVNSPNNPTGRVLSRPEIDALVKVAVEHDLYVLSDEIYEHILYDGAVHYSLAAEPGMAERTLIVNGFSKAYAMTGWRLGWLAGPQPVMRLARTLQTQSVTSAASFTMAAGVAALNGPQDCVREMTAAYAARRRFMLDALAEIPGIECPPIEGAFYIFPKFTHTQKNSLEIANLLLEKALIATTPGIAFGPAGEGHVRFSIATRMEDLERTVERLARVVPEL is encoded by the coding sequence ATGAAAGAGCTATCCCAGCGACTGCAGAGTGTGCCGGCCTCACCCACCACCATGATGATGCAGAAGGGCCGGGAGCTGAAGGCCGCCGGCCACGACGTGATCAACCTGGCCGGGGGCGAGCCGGATTTTGCCACCCCGCCCCACATTGTGGAGGCGGCGTTCCGGGCCATCCAGGCCGAGGATACCCATTACCCGCCTGCCTTTGGCACGCCGGAGCTGTTGGAGGCCATCGTGGCCAAGCTCCAGCGGGAGAACAACGTCCACCACATCACCCCCAGCCAGATCCTGGTGACGCCTGGCGGCAAGTGGGCCATTTTCGCCGGCCTGGCAGCGGTCCTCAACCCCGGCGACGAGGTGCTGCTGTTGGATCCGTCGTGGGTGAGCTATGCGCCCATGGTGGAGCTGAACGGCGGGGTGCCGGTGCGGGTGCCCTTGCCCAGCGCGGAGAACTTCACCGTGAGCGAGGAGCTGTTGCGCCGCTACATCACCCCCCGCACCAAGCTGATCATGGTCAACAGTCCCAACAACCCCACCGGCCGGGTGTTGAGCCGCCCCGAAATCGACGCCCTGGTCAAGGTGGCCGTGGAGCACGACCTCTACGTCCTGAGCGACGAGATCTACGAGCACATCCTTTACGACGGCGCGGTCCACTACAGCCTGGCAGCGGAGCCGGGCATGGCCGAGCGCACCCTGATCGTCAACGGCTTCAGCAAGGCCTATGCCATGACCGGCTGGCGCCTGGGCTGGCTGGCCGGTCCCCAGCCGGTCATGCGCCTGGCTCGTACCCTCCAGACCCAGAGTGTGACCTCCGCGGCCAGCTTCACCATGGCCGCGGGCGTGGCCGCGCTCAACGGCCCCCAGGATTGTGTCCGGGAGATGACCGCCGCGTACGCGGCACGGCGCCGCTTCATGTTGGACGCGCTGGCTGAGATCCCGGGCATCGAATGCCCACCCATCGAGGGCGCCTTCTACATCTTCCCCAAGTTCACCCACACCCAGAAGAACAGCCTGGAGATCGCCAACCTGCTCCTGGAGAAGGCCCTCATCGCCACCACCCCTGGCATCGCCTTCGGGCCGGCGGGGGAGGGCCACGTGCGCTTCAGCATCGCCACCCGCATGGAAGATCTGGAGCGCACGGTGGAGCGGCTGGCCAGGGTTGTGCCGGAGCTCTAA
- a CDS encoding sulfite exporter TauE/SafE family protein yields MHIAWYNYIFAILAGILAGIINTLAGSGSAVTLPMLDLLGLSAPVANATNRVGVLIQNIVGIATFQRSGRMNLSGGLWLTIPAMLGSVVGAYVATLLDKEQMELAIGVMMVIVLITIFLNPSKWLRQHSEVKEGRPGWGTLGLFFLIGIYGGFIQAGVGVFLLTAMVLGAGYSLVHANAIKLMIVLALTVVAMVVFMLSPVRIDWGIGLLMAVGQSIGAWAAARFAVRVPNANVWVRRLLIVVVIYSILKFFGLLDLLLAQLG; encoded by the coding sequence ATGCACATCGCCTGGTACAACTACATCTTTGCCATTCTGGCCGGCATCCTGGCCGGCATCATCAACACCCTGGCCGGAAGCGGCTCCGCGGTGACCCTGCCCATGCTGGACCTGTTGGGGCTGTCCGCCCCGGTGGCCAATGCCACCAACCGGGTTGGGGTGCTCATCCAGAATATCGTGGGCATCGCCACCTTCCAGCGCAGCGGCCGCATGAACCTGAGCGGGGGCCTCTGGCTCACCATCCCGGCCATGTTGGGCTCGGTGGTGGGGGCCTACGTGGCGACCCTGCTGGACAAGGAGCAGATGGAGCTGGCCATCGGCGTGATGATGGTGATCGTCCTCATCACCATCTTCCTCAACCCCAGCAAATGGCTGCGCCAGCATTCGGAGGTGAAGGAGGGGCGGCCAGGGTGGGGCACCCTGGGGTTGTTTTTCCTCATCGGCATCTACGGTGGGTTCATCCAGGCGGGCGTGGGGGTCTTCCTGCTCACGGCCATGGTGCTGGGCGCGGGTTATAGCCTGGTCCACGCCAACGCCATCAAACTCATGATCGTGCTGGCCCTGACCGTGGTGGCCATGGTGGTCTTCATGCTGTCGCCGGTGCGCATCGACTGGGGGATTGGCCTGCTGATGGCCGTGGGGCAGAGCATCGGCGCCTGGGCAGCAGCCCGCTTTGCCGTGCGGGTGCCCAACGCCAACGTGTGGGTGCGCCGGCTGCTGATCGTGGTGGTGATCTACTCCATCCTCAAGTTCTTTGGCCTGTTGGACCTGTTGCTGGCCCAGCTTGGGTGA
- a CDS encoding PPOX class F420-dependent oxidoreductase yields the protein MATIPQSHVDILQKRAFAHVATVDDQCMPQVTPVWVDYDGQYVLINSAKGRKKDRNLRAHPQVALSIQDPDNPYRYLGIQGRVVEITEEGARAHIDKLSQKYTGKDYGPIPETEIRVIYKIEPQRVWTMG from the coding sequence ATGGCAACCATTCCCCAATCCCACGTAGACATCCTGCAGAAGCGAGCTTTTGCCCACGTGGCTACGGTGGATGACCAGTGCATGCCCCAGGTCACCCCTGTTTGGGTGGACTACGACGGCCAGTACGTGCTGATCAACAGCGCCAAGGGACGCAAAAAGGACCGCAACCTGCGGGCCCATCCCCAGGTGGCGTTGAGCATCCAGGACCCCGACAACCCCTACCGATACCTCGGCATCCAGGGGCGGGTGGTGGAAATCACCGAGGAGGGCGCCCGGGCCCACATCGACAAGCTTTCCCAAAAATACACGGGGAAGGATTACGGCCCCATTCCGGAGACCGAGATCCGGGTCATCTACAAGATCGAGCCCCAGCGGGTTTGGACCATGGGCTAG